A single region of the Ptychodera flava strain L36383 chromosome 9, AS_Pfla_20210202, whole genome shotgun sequence genome encodes:
- the LOC139139753 gene encoding solute carrier family 23 member 1-like encodes MEENVDSRHNFTQTKEVKLDVTTQELSSDSNVLRERRTAKEEAKEILANLKGDVAYGITETPRWYMAILLGFQHYLTMFGATVAIPILISDSLCIGKSDVARSELIGTIFFVCGMVTLLQVLFGVRLPIVQGGTFSFLTPTFALLALPKWQCPAQPGPEFEAILHNMTSGERSELWQARMREIQGAIMVASCFQVLIGFTGVIGMLLRFIGPLAIAPTIALVGLSLFGAAASFAGSHWGISSLTMVLIIAFSQYLKNINIPCLGWSKDKGCSAMWYPIFKLFPVILAIMLSWLVCYILTLTDAIPEDDSKYGYLARTDTRENILKDSDWFRFPYPFQWGIPTVSAAGVFGMLAGVLASMIESIGDYYACARLAGAPPPPTHAINRGIGMEGIGCILAGLWGTGNGTTSYSENIGAIGITKVGSRLVILVGALFMMFFGMCGKFGALFVTIPNPIIGGVFCVMFGMITAVGISNLQFVDLNSSRNLFIVGFSFFMGLVLPNWLNANQGIISTGNQEVDQIITVLLSTSMFVGGLFGFILDNTIPGTQQERGLAQWRRMFGETADNDDEEHTQAVRHEVMKCYEFPFGNRLVHKWKSVTSYIPFCPTFIEFSCSCRKKKGGPENNDIDGVERMYLHSVDTGEEKATQTPE; translated from the exons ATGGAAGAGAACGTCGATTCAAGACACAATTTCACTCAGACCAAGGAAGTCAAGCTGGACGTAACGACACAG GAATTGTCGTCTGACAGCAACGTTCTTAGGGAACGTCGAACAGCAAAAGAAGAGGCGAAAGAAATACTGGCGAATTTGAAGGGTGACGTTGCCTATGGCATAACTGAAACCCCACGATGGTATATGGCCATATTGCTTGGATTTCAG catTACCTGACGATGTTTGGTGCAACTGTAGCCATTCCAATCTTGATATCAGATTCGCTGTGTATCGGAAAAAGTGACGTTGCTCGTAGTGAACTTATCGGCACTATATTCTTCGTGTGTGGTATGGTTACTCTACTGCAAGTACTGTTTGGCGTCAG GTTACCTATAGTTCAAGGGGGAACGTTTTCCTTTTTGACTCCAACGTTTGCTTTGCTAGCTTTACCAAAATGGCAATGCCCGGCACAGCCTGGACCAGAATTTGAAG cgATCCTGCACAATATGACGTCAGGCGAACGATCTGAACTGTGGCAGGCGAGAATGAGAGAG ATTCAAGGTGCCATCATGGTTGCGTCGTGTTTTCAAGTTCTCATCGGCTTCACTGGGGTCATTGGTATGCTTCTACGTTTTATCGGTCCGCTAGCTATCGCTCCAACCATCGCTCTCGTCGGTTTATCTCTGTTCGGAGCAGCAGCAAGCTTCGCTGGCAGCCATTGGGGAATATCGTCGTT GACGATGGTTCTTATTATCgctttttctcagtatttgaagAATATCAATATTCCTTGTCTTGGATGGTCCAAGGACAAAGGTTGCAGCGCTATGTGGTATCCAATCTTCAAACTTTTCCCG GTAATTCTTGCAATTATGTTGTCATGGCTAGTGTGTTATATATTAACTCTCACCGACGCTATACCAGAGGACGATTCCAAGTATGGCTACCTAGCTAGAACTGATACCAGGGAGAATATTTTAAAGGATTCGGATTGGTTCAGATTTCCTTACCCTT TTCAATGGGGAATACCAACAGTCAGTGCAGCTGGTGTCTTTGGAATGCTGGCGGGCGTATTGGCGTCTATGATAGAATCCATCGGTGACTACTACGCCTGCGCTAGATTAGCTGGAGCGCCACCACCGCCCACTCATGCTATTAATCGCGGTATCGGCATGGAAGGCATTGGCTGTATTTTGGCGGGACTTTGGGGTACTGGTAACGGTACTACTTCATACAGTGAAAACATTGGTGCAATCGGCATTACAAAG GTTGGTAGCCGTCTTGTAATTCTGGTTGGCGCTCTGTTCATGATGTTTTTTGGAATGTGTGGTAAATTTGGCGCTCTGTTTGTCACCATACCGAATCCTATAATCGGAGGGGTGTTCTGTGTAATGTTCG GCATGATAACAGCTGTCGGTATTTCTAATTTACAATTCGTCGATCTAAACTCCTCAAGAAATTTGTTCATCGTGGGATTTTCGTTCTTCATGGGACTGGTGCTTCCAAACTGGCTGAATGCAAATCAAGGAATCATTTCAACAG GAAATCAGGAAGTGGATCAAATAATTACAGTGTTACTAAGTACCAGTATGTTTGTTGGAGGTCTTTTTGGATTCATCCTCGACAATACCATCCCTG GTACCCAGCAAGAAAGAGGACTAGCTCAGTGGAGACGTATGTTTGGTGAAACTGCAGACAATGATGACGAAGAACACACACAAGCAGTGAGACACGAGGTCATGAAATGTTACGAATTTCCTTTCGGCAACAGATTAGTCCACAAGTGGAAATCTGTCACGTCCTATATTCCGTTCTGTCCGACCTTCATCGAATTCAGTTGTTCGTGCAGGAAGAAAAAAGGTGGTCCGGAAAACAATGACATTGACGGTGTTGAACGAATGTACCTGCATTCAGTTGATACCGGAGAAGAAAAAGCCACTCAAACGCCAGAATAA